The Acidobacteriota bacterium genomic sequence CACACTGCCGCTGGGAGCTTTGATGACAGGATCCCTGACCAAACCTTCCGTGATCCTGGCCGTATACTTGAGTACGATGCTGGTGGAGTTGGAGTCGGTCCCATCCAGAAGAAGCTGCAGGGGAGCGCTCCGGCCCGATCTCATGATTTCGCCGAACCCTTTGTTGAACTTCAAGACCAGGCAGACGCGGCCATGATCCAGAAGGTCCTTTACCTGATCATCGTTGCTGACGTACTCAACGATTTTGAAATAATCCGAGGCAACGAATCTCGCGATGACTTCCCGGCTCTCGTAACTGTTGTCCGGGTCGTAAATGGCCGTGCGGATGTTTTTGACGTCGGTGGTAACGACGTAGCCGAAGATAATGATCTGGATGAGCGGGGCTATGAAGATAACAGTCCTCATCCTAGGGTCCCGGAAGACCTGAATGAACTCCTTGATGAGCATGTGCTTGAGACGTTCGAACATAAGACATCACTCCATCTTCTTCTTGAATCTGATGAGAGCCACGAAAAGCACAAGCAACGCGAAGGCGACCAGAAAGATTCCCTCGATGGCGAGGACCTCGATTCCCACCCCCTTGAGGTAGAGGCCGCGCAGAAGCGTGACGTAGTAACGGGCCGGCACGAGATAGGTTATGAGCTGAAGGACCAGGGGCATGTTGGCAATATCGAACATGAAGCCGGAGAGGAGGAAGGCGGGAAGGAAGGTCACCAGAAAGGCAAGCTGGCTAGCGAGAAGCTGCGTTTTTGCTGCTATGCTGATGAGGATTCCTAGGCTAAGTGCCCCGATGAGAAATGCGGAAGACATTATAAAAAGCAGAGCGACATTTCCTCTTAAGGGAACGCCGAAGAGATACTTCCCCATGAGAACGCTGAGAAGCAAATCGAACATCCCGATCAGGAAATACGGGACGAGCTTGCCCAGAACGAGTTCTACTGCTTTCAGAGGGGTGGAGATGACCTGTTCCATCGTCCCGGTCTCCCATTCTCTTGCCACCGTGAGAGAGGTAAGGAGAGCGGCGATGATCATCATGATGACTGCAATCAGGCCGGGGACGATGAAATGCCTTGATTCCATCTCCGTGTTGAACCATACGCGAGGACGCACATCCATCGGCATCTCGATCTTCCTTCCTCCGAGCTGCCTGATCTGTTGAAGTATGATCTCCTGAGAGTATGTCCACGTAATGCCTTCAGCATACCCGATGACGATGTTGGCCGTGTTCGCGTCGCTCCCGTCGGCAATAAGCTGGACTTCCACTTTTTTCCCTCCCAGGATGTTGCGGGCAAAGTTCGAAGGGATCACGAGCGCGATGTAAGCACAACGGCTATCGATCGCCCTTTCGATCTCCCGGTAATTGTCGGTCGTACCGATCAACTGGAAGTAAGGAGAAGCAGAAAAATGGCTGATGTAATCGCGGCTCTCCGGAGTCCCACTCTGGTCCCATACTATGAAGGGAACGTCGTCCACGTCGAGTGTAAGTGCGTAACCAAAAAGCATCAGAAGAATCACAGGGATTGCAATTCCGATCCATAGGGCGCGCGGATCCCTCATGACGTGGATGAACTCCTTTCTAACGACTGCCCAGAGGCGCAGCAAATTCACCGTTTCACCTCCTCCTGTTCCCTGTCGCGGGCTTCGATGAGTGAGACGAAGACGTCTTCCAGAGAGGGAACGATCTTCTCCACCTTTTCGATGGCAAAGCCATGATCAGTTAACCTTTTTTCCATGGCGGAAATCACCAGAGCAGCATCGCTCACGACAACGTGAAGTCCTTTTCCGAAGAGGGCAACCTCTTTGACGCCGGAGATTCTGGCAAGATGGTCCATCGCCTCCTGGGGTTCGCTGCAGAGAACTTCCACTACCTCCTGTATCAACCGCGACTTCAGCTCTGCAGGAGTTCCGACGGCAACCAGCTCGCCTCGATAGATGAGCCCAAGACGGTCGCAGTACTCAGCCTCTTCCATGTAGTGTGTTGTGACGAAGACTGTAACGTCGCGTCCCGCCATCTCGTAGATCAGGTCCCAGAAGCTCCTGCGGCTCAGCGGGTCCACTCCTGATGTCGGCTCGTCCAGGAATAGAATGGGCGGTTCATGAAGAACGGCACAACCCAGCGATAGACGCTGCTTCCACCCCCCGGGTAAGAAGCGCGTTTGTGTTTTGCGATGCTCCTTCAGTCCTGCCATTGAGAGGACCCATTCCTTGCGTTTCTCCTTCTTGTCCCTTGGGATTCGGTAGATGCCGCTGTAAAAATTGATGTTCTGTTCGACCGTCAGGTCTTCGTAAAGGGAGAACTTCTGGCTCATGTAACCGATGTGAGACTTGATGGCTTCCGGCTGTGTGGCCACATCGAACCCGGCAACAGTTCCAGTTCCTGATGAGGGTTCCAGGAGCCCGCAGAGCATCCGGATAGTAGTCGATTTGCCCGCGCCATTGGGCCCGAGGAAGCCGAATATTTCACCTTTTCTCACGTCCAGGCAGATCCGGTTGACGGCGATGAAATCACCGAAACGTTTCTCGAGATTCCTTATCGTGACCATGTATTCCTGCATCATTAGTTGCTTCTCCCGAGGACTGAGATGAAGACGTCTTCCAGCGAGGGGGCGACGACGCGAATGCTCAGGAGTTTGAAACCCGATGTCCTGAAGCTGCTAGCGATTGAATCGGCCGTCTGCCCGGGGGTGAGTGTTGCGATGTGGATCCGATCGCCGAAGAGCCCCACCGACTCCGCCTTCAACTCGCGGCGCAGAAGTGAGGTCGCCTCTCTTGCGCGATCCGACTGGATCTCCAGGATCTGGCCGTGCATCAGTTCTTTGACCCGCGAGGGAATGTCGCACGCGAGGAATTTACCCTTGTGCATTAATGCCACACGGCTGCAACGCTCAGCTTCATCCAGATAGGCAGTGGAAACGAAGATTGTCACCCCTTCCTTGAGGAGCTGATAGAGGATTCGCCAGAAATCCCGGCGCGATACCGGATCGACCCCGTTTGTCGGTTCATCAAGGAAGAGCACGCGGGGTGTATGGATGAGGGCACAAGCCAGCCCCAGTTTCTGTTTCATTCCGCCGGAGAGATCCCCTGATAGGCGCTTCTTGAAGGGGGTTAGATTGCTGAATGAGAGGAGACGGTTGATCCTTTCCTCGCGTCCCTTCCTTGGAACACCGTAAATGTCAGCGTAGAAGAGGATGTTCTCCATCACCGTGAGATCGGCGTACAATCCGAACCTCTGGCTCATGTAACCGATCTGTTTTTTGATCTTTTCTGCCTCACGGACGATGTGCCTGCCATTCACCCATGCATCACCGGAGGTAGGTTCCACGATACCTGTGAGGAGGCGCATTATAGTCGTCTTTCCGGCTCCATCGGGGCCGACCATGCCGAAGATCTCGCCCTCCCTGACATCGAGTGATAGTGCATCAACGGCCGTGAACTCACCGAAACGCTTCGTGAGCTCCACGGCTTTTATGGCCGATTCCATCTCGTCTTTCATAACTCCTATCCCTTCATTCATTTATCCCTTGGAATAAAGCCGTTCAGTCCTGCAGCAATATCTCTGCGTCGGCGGGCATACCCGGCTTTAGCTCACGGTCCAGATTGGGAATCTCCACCTTGATGCGATAGACCAGCTTGACCCTTTCCTTCTGTGTCTGAACGCTCTTTGGCGTGAACTCCGATTCCGAAGCGATGAAAGAGACATGCCCCTGATATACTTTCCCGGGGTAAGTATCGGCTGTTACCTTCACTTTTTGACCGATCTTCACGCGGCCGAGGTCGGTTTCGTCCACGTAAGCGCGCAGCCAGACATGAGAGATGTCGCCCACGGTGACTACCGGTGTCCCGGGTGCAACGAATTCCCCCGCTTCTGCGTTCTTGGAGAGGATGATCCCGTCGATGGGGGAGAGGATGGTCGTGTTTTCCATCTGGCGCTGGGCGATGCCGAGTGTCGCTTCTGCCTGCTTGAGTGTGGCGCGCGCCACTTCAATTCTCTCGATGCGAGGTCCCTCTCTCAGGAGGGCAAGTCGCTCTTCTGCCTGCTTCAACCGTGCCTCTGCCATGTCATGCGCTGCGCGGGCCGCTTCGAACTCCATTGCCGAAATGACCTCTCTGGCGAAAAGCTTCTGCTGCCTATCGAAATCGGATCTGATCCTTTCCAGATCGGCCTTTGCGCTGATCACGGCAGCTTCTCCTTCCTTGATCTCTTCAGGTCTGAATCCTCTTTCGAGTTCGGCAAGTGTGGCACGCGCCGCGGCAACGAGAGCCATCTGGCGTTCCACTTCTCTTGCAATCTCAACGCTATCAAGACGGGCGATGATCTGGCCTTTCTTCACATCCTGACCTTCTTCGACGAGCCTCTCCATAAGCAAGCCGCCAGTCTTGAAGCTGAGCTCCACTTCCGTCAACTCGATGTTTCCAGACACACGCAGTGCGCCGCTGACCTTGTCATTGCGAGTTGTGTAATAGACGATGCCTGCGGCTAGCACTGCAGCGATGATGACGCCAGCGATGATGATTCTTCTCATTTCAAATCCTCCGCAGTGAGTGCGATTTATGGGATTCTGTCTTTATGCCATTCAAGATGATGTCCGCAACATGCTCTCCGATGCTCCTGGTAAACTTGACGGTCCGTATTCCCGGGCTGCCGCTCGCCTTGATCCGTTCACGGACCGGCTCGGTTGCAGCCATGACGATGATGCTGCCGATGATGCTTAAATGAGTCATCAGTGGATCTACCGGCCGGAATCGTCTCTCTCGTTGT encodes the following:
- a CDS encoding ABC transporter permease, with amino-acid sequence MNLLRLWAVVRKEFIHVMRDPRALWIGIAIPVILLMLFGYALTLDVDDVPFIVWDQSGTPESRDYISHFSASPYFQLIGTTDNYREIERAIDSRCAYIALVIPSNFARNILGGKKVEVQLIADGSDANTANIVIGYAEGITWTYSQEIILQQIRQLGGRKIEMPMDVRPRVWFNTEMESRHFIVPGLIAVIMMIIAALLTSLTVAREWETGTMEQVISTPLKAVELVLGKLVPYFLIGMFDLLLSVLMGKYLFGVPLRGNVALLFIMSSAFLIGALSLGILISIAAKTQLLASQLAFLVTFLPAFLLSGFMFDIANMPLVLQLITYLVPARYYVTLLRGLYLKGVGIEVLAIEGIFLVAFALLVLFVALIRFKKKME
- a CDS encoding ABC transporter ATP-binding protein, which produces MQEYMVTIRNLEKRFGDFIAVNRICLDVRKGEIFGFLGPNGAGKSTTIRMLCGLLEPSSGTGTVAGFDVATQPEAIKSHIGYMSQKFSLYEDLTVEQNINFYSGIYRIPRDKKEKRKEWVLSMAGLKEHRKTQTRFLPGGWKQRLSLGCAVLHEPPILFLDEPTSGVDPLSRRSFWDLIYEMAGRDVTVFVTTHYMEEAEYCDRLGLIYRGELVAVGTPAELKSRLIQEVVEVLCSEPQEAMDHLARISGVKEVALFGKGLHVVVSDAALVISAMEKRLTDHGFAIEKVEKIVPSLEDVFVSLIEARDREQEEVKR
- a CDS encoding ABC transporter ATP-binding protein, with the translated sequence MKDEMESAIKAVELTKRFGEFTAVDALSLDVREGEIFGMVGPDGAGKTTIMRLLTGIVEPTSGDAWVNGRHIVREAEKIKKQIGYMSQRFGLYADLTVMENILFYADIYGVPRKGREERINRLLSFSNLTPFKKRLSGDLSGGMKQKLGLACALIHTPRVLFLDEPTNGVDPVSRRDFWRILYQLLKEGVTIFVSTAYLDEAERCSRVALMHKGKFLACDIPSRVKELMHGQILEIQSDRAREATSLLRRELKAESVGLFGDRIHIATLTPGQTADSIASSFRTSGFKLLSIRVVAPSLEDVFISVLGRSN
- a CDS encoding efflux RND transporter periplasmic adaptor subunit, with protein sequence MRRIIIAGVIIAAVLAAGIVYYTTRNDKVSGALRVSGNIELTEVELSFKTGGLLMERLVEEGQDVKKGQIIARLDSVEIAREVERQMALVAAARATLAELERGFRPEEIKEGEAAVISAKADLERIRSDFDRQQKLFAREVISAMEFEAARAAHDMAEARLKQAEERLALLREGPRIERIEVARATLKQAEATLGIAQRQMENTTILSPIDGIILSKNAEAGEFVAPGTPVVTVGDISHVWLRAYVDETDLGRVKIGQKVKVTADTYPGKVYQGHVSFIASESEFTPKSVQTQKERVKLVYRIKVEIPNLDRELKPGMPADAEILLQD